The genomic window CAATGTACACCCTATTAACACTAATACGCTGATTTGTTTCTTAGCATTTACCGAGTATTCACGCTTGCATGTGAGAATATAACTACTTATGCCCTGTTCTcctgtctttttattttttgcttttcaaggCTTCCAACCTCCAGTTTTTCCTACATGCATGGATGGACTTGGAATGGAAGATCCCAACAAAATCCCTGATTCAGCCATAACTGCTTCTTCCTATTATAACAACAACTACCGGCCGAGCCAAGGTCGTCTTTACCAACAGTATCAGGGAGGTTCTGGAAGCTGGCTGGCCAAAACAAACGACCAGAACCAATGGCTTCAAGTGAACTTAGGAGGATGGAGGCAAGTGATGAGATTCTGCACCCAAGGAAGGCTAGATGCGGCACAGTGGCTGACTAGCTACTCACTGGCGTTCAGTTATGATGGAGTCTTTTACAAAACGCTCCAAGGGGTAAATAACGAATTGTTTTAGTGATGAATAGACTTTTCTTAATACTGACTGCCGAAATGAAAATTCCGTATCCTCAAGAAGAAATGTTCTCATAGTTAGAAAACAAGTGGttttatattataaaatgattttcGAGTCGATGCAGCTCTTACAATCTAAGGAATGAAAGTCTGTAATTCTTAATGTTATCCAGAGGCAAAATGTAAAatcaaacagaagaaaaaaataactaataGCGGCCTTCATATTCAGCGGTAAGCACTACGGAAGTAAACATGGATTTATGTATAAACTCTCGCTGACTTAAGATCGTATATCTTCGTGGATGGTATTAAAGGCGCGCTCTGAGTGGCTAGTCAAACTTCGAATACCCTTTACTGTTCACCTCTGAGCAATTCGTACGGGATTTGTAATCTTTACAGGGGTAAATGAGTTTAAATCATCTCTTTTGTGCTATTTTATCTCACTGTTCTAGTATGAACTAAAAAAACTGTTCACCTCAGTCTCGGTGGCAAGCGGTGACACCGACACAGATGTGAATagctgttttaaattattttgatgtaAAACTATAAAAATCTAAATAATTTAATCTTTAAACGTTTGTTGTTTCTTGTCAGGCATTCAAGGGAAACACAGACCAATTTATGCCCGTTTGCCATTTGCTGGAGCGGGGACAAGTGATATCACGATATGTGCGAATTATTCCTCGGTCCTGGCATGGGCATATTGCCTTGAGAGCTGGTTTTTATGGCTGTGAAtctggtaagttttttttctcaacataTGAGATCCTTTTATTCAATGTCGAATCATTTTCTCTAAAAAAGGTACCTGAAATTCACGCCATAAAAGAAATTTCGCTTATCGTGCCACACTACCGATGAATACCTGGTTAATCAAGCAATCATATCGTTACGGTGAAGaaataggaaaatgtttttaattttttggtagCAATTCAAAATAATTCCAGATAGTAAAGATGATggtgtttttaaaataatataattttcctgtcctttctttttttttttttttcgcaaccAGGATTTGATATCCCCAAAATAGAGTGCGCATCGCCTCTAGGGATGGAAAGCGGTGACATAGAAGATTCAGCCATTGTAGCGTCGTCGCGCTATAACCAGTGGTGGGGGCCTGAGCGTGGAAGATTCAACGAGGCAGTTGATGGTTCGTGGTCCCTCCTTTAAATGATAGCAGGCTTAGTTACTAGTTTAGATATTGTCTAAtctatgtatgtatgtattgattgattgattgattagaGCGCTTTACGATTTAATGtcgcaaaactaaaaccaaagtaaccaTAGCGCCCAATcggaagagagaaaaaatatctttaagagccaatgagaactcaaagtgaaaaagcAACCAAACAACCTAAAGTGCGGTAAAAAAGAAGTAgtgatttgttttagtttggCATCTGATTGTTTGAGAAAGTGGTGCGAGGTTTCTGGAACTATCACAGGGTGAAGCAAAAGCAATGGACTCTCTCTCGGATTACTTACGTTGAATTGGAAATTGAtttaattgattgattaattaattctttcattcatttgtgCATCActagatttttcttttacattttactCAATTATCTGATTCATTCAAATCAGAATTTGAGCCTTTTACGTCGTTAATCAACGAAACATTGCTCCTGTTATTGCGATTTATGCCTTAAATGAAATGCTGCAGACGTTGCAAAGCATTGACGGTCACTAACTTCATGTAttgaaaaagtacaaaaaaattagGGAGCCACCTTAGATTAAGCTCGTCCGTTAATGTTAGCTTTGGTCGAAATTTGATCTTTGGTGGGAAACCGATTCTGCCCTATCAAGATGCCGCCTGACTTCTTCAAATTAAATATGGCTTATTctcttttttaacagaaatgCACAAATTGCCTTGAAATGAAGTGAATTTGATGAATGTTTGATATTAATTGCGAAtgcttatttatttcatatatattaCTGAAAAGTACATTGTAAAGTATTATCGTTTGTGTCTCTGATTGGACTGATGATGTATTTTCATAGTCGTTCGCTTCCAATCTTCaaattgaaatgtgaaaaaatctcaatatttatgaaataaatacatcataccatggaaattgcttgaaagattttcattCTCTCGATGCAATATTGCGATGCATCAAAAATGCCTTTGGATGcgtaaaaaaaatacctcacttGTTCACTGCACTCATTCGTTCGTTTTTTTGATGCATCGCAACTCATGAATGAAATCGGAAGTGCACaatttccatggaataatctctatttCTATTAGGGAGTTTCCAAGGAGGCTGGGTTTCCCAATACAAAGATGATAAACAGTTCCTACAGATTGACTTACAGAATGTTACCAAGGTGACCAGGGTTGCAACTCAAGGGCGCTATGACGCCGGCTGGTGGACAAAGGCCTATACCCTGGAATACAGTGTACACGGAGGAGAATTTTTATCGTATAATGATGGCCAGGTAATTTATATCTCTATCACATAGCCTATCAATTAAACCATACCAATTTTCACAATCGTGGCGGGGGTAACAACATCACGATTTAAGCGCTAGTTCCTCAGTTACTGGACAACTGAATTGGAGAGTTAATTCGTCACGTGATTAAACAATGCACTCTATTTGCTCGCGCTGTTATAAAGACTTGTGGAAACTAGTCCACTGctgtggttttttctttttttgtatacGTTTAACTGGTTCATATTTTGTTTGTCAATTACTGTCACAGTCATTTTGATTTACGGGCAACAGGAATTTGCGTTGTCTAATTCTATCTGTTATTAGAATCTTAATCAAAAAGTCGGACTTCTGCCTCGCCGTCGAGCTGTTTTTTTCAAGGGCGAATTGGATTTCAttcggtcctattaccatgatgAATTCAAACAAGGTTTAAAcaaaagtatgtttttaattgtttaaataaatactttgaTATTCCAAAGGTTCTACAAGGAAATATTGACTATACTTCTGCTGTTGGCCATAACCTCAACCCGCCCATTGTAGCTCGTTTCATCAAAATCAACGTCAAAGAATTCGTTGGATATCCATCATTGAGAGTGGAATTATTTGGATGCACCAAAGGTATGTGTAGTATCATAAATGAATTTCCATGGAAGTACAGGGGAAAGGTGACGAGGTAGCATGCTTCCAAACGCACCAGAGACAAattctcaatatttttttatcttttacaagcCGTTTTGTGATCCACCCTTCCAACGTGCTCATAAATCATGGTTTAAGTGTCAGAcgagttttcagttttcaaaaatgttcGTTGGTTGAAACATGCCTTCTTTTGCTAATCAGCTTTCGAATTTACATTTTGGTTTTTGGCTGTTTAACAGCTTTATTGGCTTTCTCATACACAAAAGTGTAGGGCACTTATTGTTTGAAATTTCTCAAGAGAATTTTAGCTTGACAGACACACTCGCAATCTGTTTTAACAGTTCTCGATGGCCCAATATTTTAAGACCCGGTTCGCAGACGGTTTCTCTCCTACTCAGTTGCTTGAACACCTGGCTGTGTTTTTAGGCCTAATCGAGAACGCACGTTGATGAAATATTTTACCTatcatttttcttagtttggCGTAGctgtgccatttttttttctcgtcacaCCAACTAACCAAAGTGACCAAAGTTTTGCACATAAAAAAACACACCTATTTTCTCACATGTGTTTTTACACACTGCTATTTAGGTTTCTCCGTCCCAAAACCGCCACAGTGCATGAATGCCATGGGCATGGAAAACGGCAATATACCTGACTCCGCTATCTCTGCATTTAGCTCATATAACGCTAACAGCTATGCCCCTTCCGTTGGCCGACTTCATTTTCTTATGTCTGGCAGTGGAAAATATGGCAGCTGGGCTGCCGGAGCAAACAATCTAATGCAATGGTTCCGGGTTGATTTTGGCCGTTGGACAAAAGTTACAGCTGTCGCCACACAAGGGAGACAGGACTCCAATCAATGGGTTAAAAAGTACAGCCTTTCGTACAGCTATAATGAAGTGTTTTGGGCAACGGTTAAAAACGAACAAGGCTCAAAACAGGTATTTAAATGGTTAGTTAATCTTAGATGAAGAATTAGGCGACTACACTTTGGTTGATTTGTTCTGTTCCGTTCGAAATGTTAAAATCAGTGACATAAAATAAATGCGGTAGAATTAAACTTACGCAGAACGATTTTTGGGTGATACGATGTTAGCCCCTGTCGAGCCCGAACTTAAGGCTTTACTTTCTGTAGTTCCTTTCATGGAATTTTTCATTTGTGGTTCAGATTTTCTCACTTATTATCCATCGGTCATTTGTCACAACACTTACATGTAATTTGAAATTGAAGCAAGTTTCTGATGTAAGCCATCATACTTCCCTTAAAAACAATTAGGATAAATGTCCATATCTTAGCATTTGCGTTCCTACACCTCTCATAACCCAATATTAACTCTAAGTTGtaatcagttgactgttgtcgGGTTGAGGGTGGGGGGGATAAGGGATACGTACACAGTTCTCAGATACTGACGTTGATCTAAAAATTACGTAGCTCAGACCTCAGTAATCTTCATAGACGAACTTGAATCAGAGCTTACAGCTATTGACTGCTTGACAAGTGCATCCATGATGTATATGTAAAATCCCTGCTGTGAAACGCTTGAAAGGCTTGTTATTATTTCCACAGGTCTTCAATGGCAACTCCGACCGATACACGGTTGTGAGGAACTTGCTGGACCGACCAGTTGTAACCCGGTACATCCAGATTCATCCTGAAGAGTGGTATGGACATGTGTCCATGAGAACGGAATTTTACGGTTGCATTGAAGGTAGCAGGTTATTATTCTTATCTAAATTGAGAGGGTATAGAAAAATAAACGCGATTTAATCCAACTAGGGtcagaaagatgaaaaatgtaatttaaatgAACGTTTGAGAAGACAACATCGTCAGCGTTCCAGAATCTACTTTTTTATCTACTTATGGAAAAGCAAATTGGATTAGATCACTGATGCTAGGGTTCTTCCAGTCACGGAAAATATATATCCAGCTTGTATAAATTGCATTTCGCATGAAATTCAGAGCTTATCTCATTCCTTTACAACTAACGAGTAATGCATTCTCTGATAAAGAAGCTGATTCTTAACTCTAACTTTGGATTAGGAGTGCAGTATCTCCTTTCTGTATTTCTGCcgctttaaaataattttagacTGCTTCATAATTGCTGAAAAGTACGTAATGAGGTTGGAAACTAATCACTGGCTGCATGATGAACTCAATCAGTGGAAAAACCTTACAATAGCAATATTATGTCATGTAATGCAGATGGATGTAACGCACTTACATAATGGATGTTTGTAGCTATCAATTATCATCAAAAACGACCTACCGTCATCATCTCTGAATATCTGAAAAGCTGAAGATAACATGGCTTCATGAGGTGTCTAAAGGTATCTAAGGTGTCTGAGGAACAATCTAACATCTACTAATCAGTTTAAAGATTTCACACAGCATATAGAAGAATGACTACCTTTTCCCTTTAAATTCAAAACAGGCGTCGAAGCTCCTAAGATAGAATGTTTTTCGGCTCTGGGAATGGAAAACGGAGCGATTCCAGATTCGGCCATCGTAGCATCATCGCGTTACAACCAATGGTGGGGACCTGAACGCGGAAGACTGAACGAGAAGAAAgaaggtaagaaattttttgTAGACCTATAGTTTCCTTTCCTAGTAGcctttaaaaactaaaataacatAGACTGAAAAACCCactcaaaagagaaaaaaaaacacacacacagaAAGTACAGTGTAGAGGAAAAAAGATAGCTGGCTTCccagaaaatgtattttttgtgGCAACCTGGCTGCATGATGACAACGGAGGAACATGAACATTTATAACGTAGACGAGTATAAGGCAGCTGTATCGATTAACACAAGTCATTGATATCGCTGATTAGGTAGCTTTAATGGAGGCTGGATTTCCCAATACCAGGACGATAAGCAGTTCCTGCAGATTGACCTGCAAAAAGTGACCAACGTGACCGGGATCGCTACACAAGGGCGCTATGACGCAGGCTGGTGGTCAAAGACCTATACCTTGGAATACAGTGTTCATGGGGAAGCTTTTGTACCATACATTAGTGGGAATGAGGTGCGTTATTATTCTTTGCTGCCGCTCATGTTGATGCAAACTGTAATTTAAAAGCTAGTAGCTTAGCATCACAGCAACTTCCTGATTGGCTATTTATCTATCATGTGGTTTTTTCGCCATGCTAACTGGATTTCGTACGACAACAGCTCACCGCTGGATTACTGTCCTGCCATTTATCCACCGTTTGAATAAACTTCCTTCGTCCTTGTTACGATCGGAGCCACGTTTATAAAATATGCCGTCTTCATCTCCACGTACTTTTTCCTCGCAAATGATATAATTTCATTACCTCTGAGTAAATAATCAGAAGGTCATAGAATAGTCTATTTAACAAGCACTTGAGATTTTTTAGCACAACCGTATACTTAAATGTGTAAATGCTTTCATTTCGGACGAGCGttcaaaaaacagaaagatattcagtaaaaaaaacccTCTGGGCGGCTGGTAGTGGGCTAATAATGTTCACGGCTTCGAGATTTTCCGAAAAATTaatatttggccgagaagcAAACTCTTCACTGTTGATCTAGTGGCGGATGCATATTTTAATATCACTATCACTAGACTCTACAAAACGAGTTTTTGTAGTTTCCATGTAAAATAATAGAGTAAAAAAGATGAAACTTTTGGGCTGCTTTCCTTCtaccgtttttttttcttttggacgcAAGCATTTGCAGGATAAATATCGACACAGACAGGGATTATTGCTGTAAACTGTCCGGTGGTTTTGCACCACGTGACGTAAAGTAGCCAATAAAATCGAGCTGTAATTAATGGGTGGGTTATGATAGCAATTATTTGACGTAAGGTTTTATTACTTCGATATACATGATATAACTTCAAATTTCACGTATCAttgtttttaaggttttccACGGCAATTACGACTACAAAACTGCCGTTGGCCGAATTATTGACCCACCCATCATGGCTCGCTACATCAAAATCAACGTCAAAACATATCAAGGATATCCCTCGCTGAGGGTGGAGTTATATGGGTGCTCTGTAGATGGTACTATGATGGCTTCCGTTCTACTTACCATTGTCTTAATTTCTGTCACCAACGCACCATTAAGTTCATCTAGATTCATACAATATGGAGCGTAAATGTTCTTTCGTGtttaaaatattagaaaaaatgCCTTTTCAGAGGAACTTCAAATTATAGAAAAGTAAGGTACGCCAACGCCACACAAGGCCAAATGAACCTTGCTACGAAAAATAAGAGAGAGTTATGCGAAAGCTCTCCTGTAAGACCGAGAAAGAAGGCATTTGTGGGCGAGGGGATGGGGGGATTGAGGGGCTGAGACCTGACTGAGCTGACATACTCACTTTTCAAGCTACTGTTGAGGAAATGTAAGGTTGCCGATTCATGCACTTTTCGAGTGTGTTTTTTTAGTGAGAGAAAGAAGCTAGGAAAACGTCACTTTGAGCATGGAtaacacaggaaaaaaatgattcttattatccttaaccccttaactcccatgaatgaccaagagagaatttctccttacaatatcaatacaatatcaatacaatatcaagcagaccagtgatgagaataaagaaaaatcttaattaggggataattagttgatccaataccaaattctccaaactaacatcacaagaactgtatggcagacagtaaggagaattgataatgagatcttgggagttaaagggttaaaaaaatcatcaaatccGCTTTCCACCGCTAGGGTGATTTCTTATTTGACTTTTGACAATTAATACTATTAGTTCAAAcactcaaaatttccaaagaCGCTGTAAAACAGACTTTTATTACATCAGTTCTTACTGCCTTTTTTAAGGCGGTTACTAGATGAATAACCACTGATAGGTATTAACTTAACTTGTTCCCCTCTCCACTGAAATATCAAACACGCACAGTCCTTTAAACCAACTTACGTTTGGCTCGTGCAGGTGATTCAGTACCAAAAGCGCCACAATGCATGGAGGCCTTGGGTATGGAAAGCGGTGAGATACCCGACTCTGCTATCTCTGCATCATCCTCAGCCAACGCTAACAGCTTTGCTCCTTCCGTTGGCCGCCTTCATTTTCTTATGTCTGGCAGTGGAAAATATGGCAGTTGGGCGGCCGGAACCAACAATCTGTTTCAATGGTTACAGGTTGATTTTGGAGACTGGAGAAAAATTACGGCTGTTACTACACAGGGAAGACAGGACTCTAATCAGTGGGTTAAACTGTACAGCCTTTCTTTCAGCTACGATTCTGTGTTTTGGGAAGTTGTAAACAACGAGCATGCTTCAAAACAGGTATGTTGTTAGTAGAGCCGTGCGCACGTCCTCGTAAGGGCAATATACCATGCCCTCTCCGGCATCTGGTGAAGCttctttccagtttttttttttgcatagaAAAACTGGATAGTACTGTTACATTGTTGATATATCCGTGGAGCTGCACCGAACTATATTTATATCTATCGAGTAATCGAACCAGGGCATAGCTTTGCGAGTTTGAGGGGCACCTAATCTTTTAGTCAAATGGAAGCAAACCAGCTTATATGTCCGATAAGGTGCTAATGCATAAAGAAGTACTTACATTTTTGTACTATCAGTATCACAGGCATTTTATTACACACTGTAATCTATTGACGTGGAGGTGTTCATTGAAAAGGTGTATGAACGTGTGTTTTCGTTCGTTCGTTAATAGGTTAGCAACACTTTGAAATTCgtcataaaaatttttcttgcacAGATTTTTAAAGGGAACTTTGATCGATACACAGTGGTAAGAAACACCTTGTACAAACCAGTTATAACCCGATACATTCGAATTCATCCTGAAGAATGGAATGGACACATCTCAATGAGAACAGAGTTTTATGGCTGCAGTAAAGGTAAATGATCCAACGGGATCATATAAGGATTGGTGTGATTGTCTGTCTTTCTTTTGTCCTATTGTCAGTGTGCTTTATTGACACTTACCCACTACATAGCAATTTATCCGTTGCATCACGTTATACGCCAATCAAAGCCGCAACATCCCCCCCCGgcaacccacaggcatttgacCGTCTTTCGTGCCCGGGAGGTGGAGCATTTAAACCTTGTCCGGCTGGGATTGGGAAATTGAATCGGAAGTTTCGAGTCTTTCCGGTgttatatctttaaatatgGAGGTGGTTAAGGTAAAAAGTTTACCTTCGCAAGCGAATGGCTCAGAAGATAAGGTTTACAACGTTTAGGCTTTACAGCTTGTTCAATGATGTGTAGAAGCCACGGTCGCTGATTTTACAATTAACAGAAAAAACGGGCGGAACAAACCagtcttcaaaagttcaaatgctcGGGGTTttcccgggggggggggggcgggatTGAATTGATCGACCCTTTGAACAATTGCGCCTTGAAGCTtactttcttggaaaagaaatgtttgttCCCTTACATTTCTCCAACAGGATTCGATCCTCCAAAAATAGCTTGTGCAAAACCTCTCGGAATGGAAAGCAAAATTATTCCTAACTCTGCCTTGAAGTCTTCGTCCGACTACAACCAATACTTTGGACC from Pocillopora verrucosa isolate sample1 chromosome 8, ASM3666991v2, whole genome shotgun sequence includes these protein-coding regions:
- the LOC131778918 gene encoding uncharacterized protein, with protein sequence MGAGVKFVILLRLFLEVGFAAGDCMDKMGLEDGKIPNSALSSASEYSASYAANKGRLNHQTTYIAKRNDKGQWFQVDFGKIVKITRILTQGRHNAAQWVTKFIVSYSLDGGYFSFQLHHPYNVPREYYANRDYQTVAETKLDEPIIARIFRVHPVEWHAYISMRLEFVGCDSGFQPPVFPTCMDGLGMEDPNKIPDSAITASSYYNNNYRPSQGRLYQQYQGGSGSWLAKTNDQNQWLQVNLGGWRQVMRFCTQGRLDAAQWLTSYSLAFSYDGVFYKTLQGVNNDCQAFKGNTDQFMPVCHLLERGQVISRYVRIIPRSWHGHIALRAGFYGCESGFDIPKIECASPLGMESGDIEDSAIVASSRYNQWWGPERGRFNEAVDGSFQGGWVSQYKDDKQFLQIDLQNVTKVTRVATQGRYDAGWWTKAYTLEYSVHGGEFLSYNDGQVLQGNIDYTSAVGHNLNPPIVARFIKINVKEFVGYPSLRVELFGCTKGFSVPKPPQCMNAMGMENGNIPDSAISAFSSYNANSYAPSVGRLHFLMSGSGKYGSWAAGANNLMQWFRVDFGRWTKVTAVATQGRQDSNQWVKKYSLSYSYNEVFWATVKNEQGSKQVFNGNSDRYTVVRNLLDRPVVTRYIQIHPEEWYGHVSMRTEFYGCIEGVEAPKIECFSALGMENGAIPDSAIVASSRYNQWWGPERGRLNEKKEGSFNGGWISQYQDDKQFLQIDLQKVTNVTGIATQGRYDAGWWSKTYTLEYSVHGEAFVPYISGNEVFHGNYDYKTAVGRIIDPPIMARYIKINVKTYQGYPSLRVELYGCSVDGDSVPKAPQCMEALGMESGEIPDSAISASSSANANSFAPSVGRLHFLMSGSGKYGSWAAGTNNLFQWLQVDFGDWRKITAVTTQGRQDSNQWVKLYSLSFSYDSVFWEVVNNEHASKQIFKGNFDRYTVVRNTLYKPVITRYIRIHPEEWNGHISMRTEFYGCSKGFDPPKIACAKPLGMESKIIPNSALKSSSDYNQYFGPERSRLHMKQEGSYYGGWASKHVDVGQWIEIDLGKITKVTRIATQGRYDANWWVTKYTLTYSDGGKYKSYKNGEVC